The Streptomyces sp. Mut1 genome window below encodes:
- a CDS encoding ABC transporter ATP-binding protein: MRLQEDGHAADRSRLTTRAIAAQLPAALSRAWMLSRQADRRATFALAGCAVACAALTAVALRATTDLLTALLGTGTAAHRMEQALPALVLVTATTCASYLADAGARFCANRLAPKVNREADLAVISASTGAELGAYENSAFEDGRFAATQGAEKMPDLIGGAQSLVSACAQLLAAVAVIATLDAILLPLLLLAVLPRAWGAVRAARLDHEAAHRNLADTRLRRVLAQYTTDRGTAAELRSATMGDFLLEQYRVISGRLEREKITASRHAALTQGAGDLLAALAVAAVWAGILYLTLTGRMSVATAATTVLVVRTANTSLTGSVRASARLFATSLYVADWARFLDSAGAWAMRRGNTPAPATGPRTIETRDLSFVYPGKRSPALHGVNLRIERGQVIALVGENGCGKTTLARLLTGLYLPTGGTVTWDGERLADLDPATLWRTTALVPQDYTRWPLAARENITLGQPRPGGDEAVHTAARLAGADAVLETLPEGLDTSLARSWWGGHDLSGGQWQRIAIARAFHRDAPVLVLDEPTAALDARAEHQVFSRLRNLSADRTALFITHRLANARVADLVVVLDRGTVVETGTYEALLRGGGLFAELHALQEGEN; the protein is encoded by the coding sequence ATGCGACTGCAGGAGGACGGTCACGCCGCCGACCGCAGCCGCCTCACCACCCGCGCCATCGCCGCCCAGCTCCCCGCCGCCCTGAGCCGGGCCTGGATGCTGAGCCGGCAGGCCGACCGCCGCGCCACGTTCGCCCTGGCCGGCTGCGCGGTGGCCTGCGCCGCGTTGACGGCCGTGGCCCTGCGGGCGACCACCGACCTTCTGACCGCGCTCCTGGGCACCGGAACCGCCGCACACCGGATGGAACAGGCACTTCCCGCCCTGGTCCTCGTCACCGCGACCACCTGCGCAAGCTACCTGGCCGACGCGGGGGCCCGCTTCTGCGCCAACCGCCTCGCTCCGAAGGTCAACCGCGAGGCCGACCTCGCCGTCATCTCCGCCTCCACCGGCGCCGAACTGGGCGCCTACGAGAACTCTGCCTTCGAGGACGGCCGTTTCGCCGCCACGCAGGGGGCGGAGAAGATGCCGGACCTGATCGGCGGAGCGCAGAGCCTCGTCTCCGCGTGCGCGCAGCTCCTCGCCGCGGTGGCCGTGATCGCCACCCTCGACGCCATACTGCTGCCGCTCCTGCTCCTGGCCGTCCTCCCCCGGGCATGGGGGGCCGTGCGGGCCGCCCGGCTCGATCACGAAGCCGCCCACCGCAACCTCGCCGACACTCGCCTGCGCCGGGTCCTGGCTCAGTACACAACCGACCGGGGCACCGCTGCCGAACTCCGCTCAGCCACGATGGGCGACTTTCTTCTGGAGCAGTACCGCGTCATCTCCGGCCGCCTGGAGCGCGAGAAGATCACCGCGTCCCGGCACGCCGCCCTCACTCAAGGTGCGGGTGACCTCCTGGCCGCGCTCGCTGTGGCCGCCGTGTGGGCAGGCATCCTGTATCTGACTCTCACCGGGCGGATGAGCGTCGCCACCGCGGCAACCACCGTCCTCGTCGTCCGCACGGCGAACACCTCGCTGACCGGCAGCGTACGGGCCTCCGCCCGCCTGTTCGCCACCAGCCTCTACGTAGCCGACTGGGCCCGGTTCCTCGACAGCGCGGGCGCATGGGCCATGCGGCGCGGCAACACTCCCGCCCCCGCCACGGGCCCCCGCACCATTGAGACGCGCGACCTGTCCTTCGTCTACCCCGGCAAGCGCTCGCCCGCCCTTCACGGCGTGAACCTGCGCATCGAGAGGGGACAGGTCATCGCCCTCGTGGGGGAGAACGGCTGCGGAAAGACGACACTGGCCAGGCTGCTGACCGGTCTGTACCTGCCGACCGGCGGAACGGTCACCTGGGACGGTGAACGGCTGGCCGATCTCGACCCGGCCACGCTCTGGCGAACCACCGCGCTGGTGCCCCAGGACTACACCCGCTGGCCGCTCGCTGCGCGCGAGAACATCACTCTGGGCCAGCCCCGGCCCGGCGGTGACGAAGCCGTACACACCGCAGCCCGCCTCGCGGGCGCCGACGCCGTACTGGAAACCCTCCCCGAGGGGCTGGACACGTCACTCGCCCGGTCCTGGTGGGGCGGTCACGACCTGTCCGGGGGACAGTGGCAGCGCATCGCCATCGCCCGTGCGTTCCACCGCGACGCTCCGGTCCTGGTCCTCGACGAACCGACGGCTGCCCTCGATGCCCGCGCCGAACATCAGGTGTTCTCCCGGCTGCGGAACCTCTCGGCCGACCGCACAGCACTCTTCATCACGCATCGGCTCGCCAACGCCCGGGTCGCCGACCTCGTCGTCGTTCTCGACCGGGGCACGGTCGTGGAGACGGGCACATACGAAGCCCTTCTGCGGGGCGGGGGGCTGTTCGCGGAACTGCACGCTTTACAGGAGGGCGAGAACTGA
- the glsA gene encoding glutaminase A, whose amino-acid sequence MAGVIHNTGDVADPRTAQAAVSTGRLPTAESVRAALDGVRRRFQEDREGEVPDYIPELAEVDPELFGIAVAHVSGNVFTAGDADHPFSIQSVSKPFVFALVNHELGRDTVRRRIGVNSTGLPFNSVLAVELNHGSPMNPMVNAGALATTALVPGASPEERWEFIRHGLSRFAGRELRLDERVYASESGTNQRNESIARLLDSYGALARDPVATTALYTRQCSVTVSARDLAVMGATLANGGVCPLTDERVVDAGVCRDTLSALATAGLYERSGDWLYEVGMPGKSGVSGGIITVAPGKGGLGVFSPRLDEAGNSVRGQRVAHFLSGALGMDLFASTPHAKAAG is encoded by the coding sequence ATGGCCGGCGTGATCCACAACACCGGGGACGTCGCGGACCCCCGCACCGCGCAAGCGGCCGTCTCCACCGGGCGGCTCCCCACGGCCGAGTCCGTACGGGCGGCCCTGGACGGCGTGCGCCGGCGGTTCCAGGAGGACCGCGAAGGGGAGGTCCCCGACTACATCCCGGAACTCGCCGAGGTCGATCCCGAGCTGTTCGGCATCGCCGTCGCCCACGTCAGCGGCAACGTCTTCACGGCCGGCGACGCGGACCACCCGTTCTCGATCCAGTCGGTCTCCAAGCCGTTCGTCTTCGCCCTCGTCAACCACGAACTCGGCCGCGACACCGTCCGCCGGCGGATCGGGGTCAACAGCACGGGCCTGCCGTTCAACTCGGTCCTGGCCGTCGAGCTGAATCACGGCAGCCCGATGAACCCCATGGTCAACGCGGGGGCCCTGGCCACCACGGCCCTGGTGCCGGGCGCGTCGCCCGAGGAGCGCTGGGAGTTCATCCGCCACGGCCTCTCCCGCTTCGCGGGCCGGGAACTCCGGCTGGACGAGCGCGTGTACGCCTCCGAGTCCGGCACCAACCAGCGCAACGAGTCGATCGCCCGCCTGCTGGACAGCTACGGCGCCCTCGCCCGGGACCCCGTCGCGACCACCGCCCTCTACACCCGGCAGTGCTCCGTGACCGTCTCCGCCCGCGACCTCGCGGTCATGGGCGCGACACTGGCCAACGGCGGCGTCTGCCCCCTCACGGACGAGCGGGTCGTGGACGCCGGAGTCTGCCGCGACACCCTCTCCGCGCTGGCCACGGCAGGTCTGTACGAGCGCAGTGGCGACTGGCTGTACGAGGTCGGCATGCCCGGCAAGAGCGGCGTCTCCGGCGGCATCATCACCGTCGCCCCCGGCAAGGGCGGTCTCGGCGTGTTCTCACCCCGCCTGGACGAGGCCGGCAACAGCGTCCGCGGCCAGCGCGTCGCCCACTTCCTGTCCGGGGCGCTCGGCATGGACCTCTTCGCCTCCACGCCCCATGCGAAGGCGGCCGGCTGA